The genomic region CGTATCCCGTCATCTGCTGCCATCTGTGGATCGCGACATCACAGTACCGGCCGTCGATCTCGATTGCGCGGCAGATGCGACCGGTCGCCTCTGCCGCAAGCAGCATCGAGCCCGATCCGAGGAAGCAGTCGAGGACGACGTCGCCGCGGTCCGTGATATCGAGAAGGGCGTCCTCGAGCATCGCACGCGGCTTAACGGTCGGATGTACAGCCAGGCCTTCGCGCGCATCCGAGCCCACGCTGGATGCACCCGGATACGTCCAGACATTGCTGCGATAGCGTCCCCAGCGCCCGAGCTCGACGTTATTTTTGTGCGATGCGCTACCCTTCTTGAAGACCGGAAGCATCTCGTGCGCCGATCGCCAGAGGCTGCCTTGCCCGGCGTTAGATTTTGACCAGACGATGATGTTCAAGAGACCCAAATCGAGCTCGCGCCCGGCGGAGAGGATGAGTTCGACGCTGCGCCAATCGATGAACGTCGCGAGAAGGCCCCCGTCGACAAGGACCGATGATGCGAGTTGCATCCAATCCCTGTTGAAGACATCGAACTCTTCACGGCTCAGTTCACCGTGCGCGACCTGAAACTCTCGATGATGTGCCTGGCCCGTACAGTGGCCTTGGATCGGAACGTTGAACGGGACGTCGGTCAAGGCGAGCTGGGCACCCTCGTCAGCTCCTATGAGCCGCTGATAGGCTTCGCGGTCACGTGCGTCGCCTTGAATCAGTCGATGGTCTCCCAATACCCAGATATCTCCCGGTCGAGAAACGCTCGACTGGGGGAAGCGGCGGGAGGACCTCGTCTTCGGGACTGTCGCCATCCTTTTCGAGCAGAAGGGTATCAACCTCAGCAAGCTCGAAGCCGGTTGCGAGGATGTCTTCATCAAGTTCTATCAGCTCCTCGAACTCAACCTTGAGAGCCTCGATATCCCAGTCACCCGTTTCGGCAAGCCGATTGAGAGCGATCGAGAGCGCACGGCGCTCGCTGTCGTTAAGATGTTCAATCCGGATGACCGGTACGGTTTCGAGGTCGAGGCTGCGGGCTGCCTCCCAGACGACGTGCCCGTGCACGATGCGACCGTCACTATCGATCAAGATCGGAACACAGATCCCGAACCG from Hyphomicrobium sp. MC1 harbors:
- a CDS encoding ParB N-terminal domain-containing protein; translation: MANARSTKTPVRPAAGLKSALQEKSRNRRQSQKTLASCEGSAARQRNDLVPNLDVEYLPTGALHSADRRVRRSAAPQSAKVQLSLKRFGICVPILIDSDGRIVHGHVVWEAARSLDLETVPVIRIEHLNDSERRALSIALNRLAETGDWDIEALKVEFEELIELDEDILATGFELAEVDTLLLEKDGDSPEDEVLPPLPPVERFSTGRYLGIGRPSTDSRRRT